In Rhodococcus sp. OK302, one genomic interval encodes:
- a CDS encoding bifunctional methylenetetrahydrofolate dehydrogenase/methenyltetrahydrofolate cyclohydrolase translates to MTATILDGKATRDEIFEDLKVRVSALKAAGITPGLGTILVGDDPGSAAYVRGKHNDCAKVGINSLRRDLPADITQEELNATIDELNANPECTGYIVQLPLPKHLDENAALERIDPDKDADGLHPVNLGRLVLGKEAPLPCTPRGILHLLRRYEVPIAGAHVVVVGRGITVGRPIGLLLTRRSENATVTLCHTGTRDLAAEVRRADIIVAAAGVPGLITADMVKPGAAILDVGVSRTDDGLRGDVAADVNEVAGFVSPNPGGVGPLTRAFLITNVVERAERVLAGA, encoded by the coding sequence GTGACTGCAACGATCCTCGACGGCAAAGCTACCCGCGACGAAATCTTCGAAGACCTGAAGGTGCGGGTGAGCGCCCTGAAAGCAGCGGGCATCACGCCCGGCTTGGGCACCATTCTCGTAGGCGACGATCCAGGATCTGCTGCCTACGTGCGCGGTAAGCACAACGACTGCGCCAAGGTCGGCATCAATTCCTTGCGACGCGACCTTCCTGCGGACATCACGCAGGAAGAACTCAACGCCACTATTGACGAGCTCAACGCCAACCCCGAGTGCACCGGTTACATCGTGCAGTTGCCGCTGCCCAAGCACCTCGACGAGAACGCTGCCCTCGAGCGCATCGATCCCGACAAGGATGCAGACGGTCTGCACCCGGTGAACCTCGGACGGTTGGTTCTGGGTAAGGAAGCTCCACTGCCCTGCACTCCGCGTGGAATCCTGCACCTCCTGCGCCGCTACGAGGTCCCGATTGCCGGCGCCCACGTTGTTGTCGTCGGACGCGGAATCACCGTCGGCCGCCCCATCGGCCTGCTCCTGACGCGCCGCAGTGAAAACGCCACAGTTACGCTCTGCCACACCGGAACTCGTGATCTGGCTGCCGAAGTTCGCCGCGCCGACATCATCGTCGCAGCGGCCGGTGTACCCGGACTGATCACGGCTGACATGGTCAAGCCCGGTGCCGCGATTCTCGACGTCGGTGTCAGTCGCACCGACGACGGATTGCGTGGCGACGTTGCCGCCGACGTCAACGAGGTTGCCGGCTTCGTCTCACCCAATCCCGGTGGCGTGGGCCCGTTGACGCGTGCGTTCCTGATCACCAACGTGGTCGAGCGTGCCGAGCGAGTCCTGGCCGGAGCCTGA
- a CDS encoding DUF3017 domain-containing protein, protein MTSPVGLVKKNLPMIVVLTVIAAAFVLVLADRWRRGSLVLGVAVIIGAIARWFVSEERVGLLAVRGKKFDTAAMGVMGALIVMLALTIDPLGTD, encoded by the coding sequence ATGACCTCACCGGTCGGCCTCGTGAAGAAGAATCTGCCCATGATCGTGGTTCTCACCGTGATCGCAGCAGCTTTTGTTCTTGTCCTGGCCGATCGGTGGCGCCGTGGCTCTCTGGTTTTGGGAGTGGCGGTCATCATCGGTGCTATTGCGCGATGGTTTGTGTCGGAGGAACGCGTCGGACTTCTTGCCGTGCGCGGCAAGAAGTTCGACACCGCAGCGATGGGTGTCATGGGCGCATTGATCGTCATGCTGGCGTTGACGATCGATCCGCTCGGGACAGACTGA
- a CDS encoding SWIM zinc finger family protein — protein MANEFGVTAWGRVWLRTVEQTTSSKPNPSLPTARTLARNGAVTLTDISAGNVSGTVTAKGKTSTVVVTVPLWEKKESDAAQRLLKSAGVKNRSVSTGELPDSVVADLRALDIAVAVSISECTATCDCSGKRSPCVHHLAVLYALAGRIDEEPALAVTLRSKRRTARRSAAAQTQSEWIPLYEIDVSTFYGS, from the coding sequence ATGGCCAACGAGTTCGGAGTGACAGCGTGGGGCCGGGTGTGGTTGCGAACCGTGGAACAAACAACGTCCTCGAAGCCGAACCCTTCGCTGCCGACCGCACGCACCCTGGCGCGCAATGGCGCGGTAACGCTGACGGACATCTCCGCCGGAAACGTCTCCGGCACGGTCACTGCCAAGGGCAAGACATCGACTGTTGTTGTCACCGTGCCACTCTGGGAGAAGAAGGAATCCGACGCCGCCCAGCGCCTGCTGAAGTCAGCCGGCGTGAAGAACCGGTCCGTGTCGACCGGGGAGCTGCCGGACAGCGTCGTCGCAGATCTTCGCGCTCTCGATATTGCTGTCGCCGTGAGCATTTCCGAATGCACAGCCACGTGCGATTGCTCCGGAAAACGCTCACCGTGTGTTCATCATCTTGCCGTGCTGTACGCATTGGCCGGCAGGATCGACGAGGAGCCTGCACTGGCCGTCACACTCCGCAGCAAACGTCGGACAGCGCGCCGATCTGCTGCCGCACAGACGCAGAGTGAGTGGATTCCTCTATACGAGATAGATGTATCGACGTTCTACGGAAGCTGA
- a CDS encoding DEAD/DEAH box helicase — MTQPRPDRLQATYLPEHMAFAFWGVADPAGELATLGLPVGTPATYRMAVPIDDVIAATDVAVQVIEFAEAVQSLRTLREDQPGIGESVLAWKRVIDTRELQSMPTAAHASLYRDHTVVKSATSTATHFIHSLTVRDKLDHARIQATLRPYQIQGVAWLTALTESGGGILADEMGLGKTLQAISMIAIRAADGSHLVVCPTSVIGNWRREINRFAPHLTLVVHHGANRCLPSDLAPGTVVLTSYSVLRSDSEQLERFRWASAIFDEAQQIKNPSSLAAQAAARLSADVKVAMTGTPVENRLEELWSLFQVANPGVLGTRARFRQRFAVPIETGRSASAATRLTTIIEPYVLRRTKDAVAKDLPPKQFSTVECTVTSEQARIYRAAVADAFDTGLGTGITRRGNVLALLTTLKQVCNHPAQVTGDTDDMHGRSGKFDRATEMLAEIVDDGDRALVFTQYRTMGELLSKHLGSELGISDVPFLHGGLSVAKRDEMVEAFQTDDESSPVLILSLRAAGFGLNLTRANHVVHYDRWWNPAVEDQATDRAHRIGQQRTVNVHTLVTGGTVEDHIAAMHESKRAVAASISGNSEAALADLPDSELRELLELDGAVII; from the coding sequence GTGACTCAACCGCGCCCTGATCGACTGCAGGCAACCTACCTGCCGGAACACATGGCGTTCGCATTCTGGGGTGTCGCTGATCCGGCTGGTGAACTCGCAACTCTGGGACTTCCGGTCGGAACTCCGGCCACCTACCGAATGGCAGTTCCGATCGACGATGTCATCGCGGCGACCGACGTCGCGGTTCAAGTGATCGAGTTCGCCGAAGCAGTGCAGTCGTTGCGGACGTTACGTGAAGATCAACCCGGAATCGGCGAGTCCGTGCTCGCCTGGAAGCGAGTGATCGACACCCGCGAACTGCAGTCCATGCCCACGGCGGCGCACGCCTCGCTCTACCGCGACCACACCGTCGTCAAGAGTGCGACGTCGACTGCGACGCACTTCATTCACTCGCTGACCGTCCGCGACAAACTCGATCACGCCCGGATACAGGCGACTCTGCGTCCCTATCAGATTCAGGGAGTGGCCTGGTTGACAGCGCTAACCGAGTCCGGCGGCGGCATCCTCGCCGACGAAATGGGACTGGGCAAGACTTTGCAAGCCATTTCGATGATCGCAATCAGGGCCGCCGACGGTTCCCACCTCGTCGTCTGTCCCACCTCGGTGATCGGAAACTGGCGACGCGAGATCAACCGATTTGCACCGCATCTCACCCTTGTGGTCCACCACGGGGCAAACCGGTGTCTTCCCTCAGATCTTGCTCCGGGTACCGTCGTCCTCACCAGCTACAGCGTCTTGCGTTCGGATTCAGAGCAATTGGAGCGATTCCGGTGGGCCTCGGCGATCTTCGACGAGGCTCAGCAAATCAAGAATCCGTCGTCGTTGGCAGCACAGGCTGCGGCCCGTTTGAGTGCTGACGTGAAAGTAGCGATGACCGGAACACCGGTCGAGAACCGTCTCGAAGAACTGTGGTCATTATTCCAGGTAGCCAATCCCGGCGTTCTGGGGACTCGAGCGCGATTCCGGCAGCGCTTTGCCGTCCCGATCGAAACGGGCCGCTCTGCATCTGCCGCAACACGATTGACGACGATCATCGAACCCTACGTACTGCGCCGAACCAAAGATGCTGTTGCCAAGGATCTTCCACCGAAACAGTTCTCCACCGTCGAATGCACCGTGACGTCGGAGCAAGCACGAATCTACCGAGCCGCGGTGGCGGATGCATTCGACACCGGACTGGGAACCGGAATCACGCGGCGCGGCAACGTCCTTGCCCTTCTGACCACTCTCAAGCAGGTGTGCAATCACCCCGCGCAGGTCACCGGCGATACCGACGATATGCACGGACGGTCCGGAAAGTTTGATCGTGCAACCGAAATGCTGGCCGAGATCGTCGACGACGGTGATCGCGCACTCGTGTTCACCCAGTACCGAACTATGGGTGAGCTGTTATCGAAGCACCTCGGATCAGAGTTGGGTATCAGCGACGTTCCGTTCCTGCACGGCGGCTTGAGCGTTGCGAAACGTGATGAGATGGTCGAAGCTTTCCAGACGGACGACGAGTCGTCGCCGGTACTCATCCTGAGTTTGCGCGCCGCCGGATTCGGCCTCAACCTCACCCGTGCAAACCATGTCGTCCACTACGACCGCTGGTGGAATCCGGCCGTCGAAGATCAAGCCACCGACCGCGCACACCGCATCGGTCAGCAGCGCACCGTCAACGTCCACACCCTGGTCACCGGAGGAACCGTCGAGGATCATATCGCCGCCATGCACGAGTCGAAACGGGCCGTAGCCGCATCGATTTCAGGCAACTCCGAAGCGGCACTCGCCGATCTTCCGGATTCCGAGTTGCGTGAACTCCTCGAACTCGACGGTGCGGTGATCATCTGA
- a CDS encoding RCC1 domain-containing protein, giving the protein MALATATVAVAAPVGVPVGNTGHIAMWGGTTESQRDGLPTRGGFTAIAAGDHHSVALTADGRIAAWGQSAWGERENVPTGGGFTAIAAGEDHAVALTADGRIAAWGSTEFRQQEDLPVRSGFTRIAAGTYHALALTPEGKIVTWGSKEFKQRDGIPTTGGFRAIAAGNFHSVALTSDGHVTMWGGENEGQRDGLPAGGGFTAIAAGEDNTLALTGDGHIVGWGNNDYGQLNEIPQEGGFTAIAVGFRHSVALTADGHIVVWGNNENGQFDALPTGGGYTAIAAGAYHSVALDSQTEAAPTGSGSLGSLTGS; this is encoded by the coding sequence TTGGCGCTCGCCACGGCCACCGTTGCTGTTGCTGCGCCGGTCGGAGTCCCGGTCGGGAATACCGGACACATCGCGATGTGGGGTGGAACCACCGAAAGTCAGCGTGACGGACTCCCGACCCGTGGCGGTTTTACCGCGATCGCTGCCGGTGACCATCATTCGGTCGCCTTGACGGCCGACGGTCGCATAGCCGCGTGGGGACAGAGCGCGTGGGGGGAACGTGAGAACGTGCCGACCGGTGGTGGCTTCACCGCAATCGCGGCGGGTGAGGATCATGCCGTAGCGCTCACCGCCGATGGTCGCATCGCCGCGTGGGGAAGCACGGAATTCCGGCAGCAGGAGGACCTGCCGGTACGCAGCGGTTTCACCAGAATCGCTGCCGGTACATACCACGCTCTGGCGTTGACCCCCGAAGGCAAGATCGTGACCTGGGGAAGTAAGGAATTCAAGCAGCGTGACGGTATCCCGACTACAGGCGGGTTCCGTGCGATTGCCGCCGGCAACTTTCATTCGGTGGCATTGACTTCCGACGGTCACGTCACCATGTGGGGTGGCGAGAACGAAGGTCAGCGTGACGGACTTCCGGCCGGTGGTGGCTTTACTGCGATCGCAGCCGGTGAAGACAACACTCTTGCGCTGACCGGTGACGGTCACATAGTCGGATGGGGGAACAACGACTACGGACAGCTCAACGAGATACCGCAGGAGGGCGGTTTCACTGCGATCGCCGTCGGCTTCCGGCATTCAGTGGCGTTGACCGCCGACGGTCACATCGTCGTGTGGGGGAACAACGAGAACGGGCAGTTCGACGCGCTCCCGACCGGCGGCGGCTATACCGCAATCGCCGCCGGTGCGTACCATTCGGTGGCCCTGGACTCACAAACCGAGGCCGCACCGACGGGAAGCGGATCGCTGGGGAGTCTGACCGGAAGCTGA
- the metX gene encoding homoserine O-acetyltransferase has translation MTVNEVQPRIDLLPPSGGQMAIINIGSVQLESGEVLPSVSLAVQRWGELAPNHDNVVLVEHALTGDSYVTGPVTDTQPSPGWWNGMVGPGEPIDTGEWCAIATNVLGGCRGTTGPSSLAEDGKPWGSRFPGISIRDQVNAEKQLFDLLGIDRLASVVGGSMGGMRALEWAVSYPDNLLSALILATGSRATADQIGTQTTQIAAIMSDPDWQGGDYHGTGRSPRAGLRIARRIAHLTYRAEAELDARFENAAEGNENPWNGGRYAVQSYLEHQADKLVERFDPSTYILLTDAVNRHDIGRGRGGVAAALASITVPVVVGGVDSDRAYPLRLQEEMAAGIPKCTGLEVLNSKDGHDGFLTEAGAVAELLRRTMELARSSR, from the coding sequence GTGACGGTCAACGAAGTACAGCCCAGAATCGACCTCCTGCCGCCGTCCGGCGGCCAGATGGCGATCATCAACATCGGATCAGTTCAACTCGAGAGCGGCGAGGTACTGCCTTCTGTCTCGCTCGCCGTTCAACGGTGGGGGGAGCTGGCACCGAACCACGACAACGTCGTGCTGGTCGAGCATGCGCTGACCGGCGACTCGTATGTCACCGGCCCGGTAACGGACACTCAGCCCTCCCCCGGCTGGTGGAACGGGATGGTCGGCCCCGGCGAACCCATCGACACAGGCGAATGGTGTGCCATCGCGACCAATGTCCTGGGCGGTTGCCGAGGCACTACGGGTCCGAGTTCCCTTGCCGAGGACGGCAAACCGTGGGGCAGCCGATTCCCAGGAATCTCCATCCGCGATCAGGTCAATGCCGAGAAGCAGCTGTTCGATCTCCTCGGCATCGACCGGCTTGCATCGGTTGTCGGCGGATCGATGGGCGGAATGCGCGCTCTCGAATGGGCGGTGTCATACCCCGACAACCTGCTCTCCGCCTTGATTCTGGCAACGGGTTCACGCGCGACTGCTGATCAAATCGGTACGCAGACAACACAAATCGCAGCCATCATGTCCGATCCTGATTGGCAGGGCGGTGATTATCACGGGACCGGGCGATCACCTCGTGCGGGACTCCGCATCGCGAGGCGCATTGCGCACCTCACCTACCGTGCCGAAGCCGAACTCGATGCTCGTTTCGAGAACGCCGCCGAGGGAAACGAAAACCCTTGGAACGGTGGACGGTACGCCGTGCAGAGCTACCTGGAGCATCAGGCCGACAAGTTGGTGGAGCGTTTCGATCCCAGCACGTACATACTGCTGACCGACGCCGTGAATCGCCACGACATCGGCCGGGGACGCGGTGGCGTCGCTGCTGCCTTGGCATCGATCACCGTGCCGGTTGTTGTTGGCGGAGTCGATTCCGATCGTGCGTACCCGCTGCGCCTTCAGGAAGAAATGGCAGCGGGAATCCCGAAGTGCACCGGCCTCGAAGTTCTCAACTCCAAGGACGGTCACGACGGTTTTCTCACGGAAGCCGGCGCCGTAGCCGAACTGTTGCGTCGGACAATGGAATTAGCTCGCTCGTCGCGCTGA
- a CDS encoding bifunctional o-acetylhomoserine/o-acetylserine sulfhydrylase, with amino-acid sequence MTDNTADWSFETKQVHAGQTADTATNARALPIYQTTSYVFDNTDHAAALFGLTEPGNIYTRIMNPTQDAVEQRIAALEGGVAALLLSSGQAAETLAILNVAEAGDHIVASPYLYGGTYNLLHYTLRKLGIETTFVENPDNLDHWADAIRPNTKAFFGETIANPKNHILDIPGISAVAHNHGLPLIVDNTVATPYLLRPFEHGADIVVHSATKYLGGHGTAIAGVIVDGGTFDWTQGRHTNFTTPDPSYHGVTFADLGAPAYALKARVQLLRDLGTAVAPFNAFLIAQGIETLSLRIERHVANAQQVAGFLENHPTVASVSYAGLPSSPWYERGKTLAPKGTGAIVTFELPGGVDAGKKFVNALTLHSHVANIGDVRSLVIHPASTTHSQLTPEEQLAAGVTPGLVRLAVGIEGIDDILADLETGLAAAATS; translated from the coding sequence ATGACCGACAACACCGCTGACTGGTCCTTCGAAACCAAACAGGTCCACGCCGGCCAAACCGCAGACACCGCCACCAACGCGCGCGCACTGCCCATCTACCAAACCACCAGCTACGTCTTCGACAACACCGACCACGCAGCAGCCCTCTTCGGCCTCACCGAACCCGGCAACATCTACACCCGCATCATGAACCCCACCCAAGACGCCGTCGAACAACGCATCGCCGCCCTCGAAGGCGGAGTCGCCGCACTCCTCCTCTCCTCCGGCCAAGCCGCCGAAACCCTCGCCATCCTCAACGTCGCCGAAGCCGGCGACCACATCGTCGCCTCCCCCTACCTCTACGGCGGCACCTACAACCTCCTGCACTACACCCTGCGCAAACTCGGCATCGAAACCACCTTCGTCGAAAACCCCGACAACCTCGACCACTGGGCCGACGCCATCCGCCCCAACACCAAAGCATTCTTCGGCGAAACCATCGCCAACCCCAAAAACCACATCCTCGACATCCCCGGCATCAGCGCCGTAGCCCACAACCACGGCCTCCCCCTGATCGTCGACAACACCGTCGCCACCCCCTATCTGCTGCGGCCCTTCGAACACGGCGCCGACATCGTCGTCCACTCCGCCACCAAATACCTCGGCGGACACGGCACCGCCATCGCCGGCGTCATCGTCGACGGCGGCACCTTCGACTGGACCCAAGGCCGACACACCAACTTCACCACCCCCGACCCCAGCTACCACGGCGTCACATTCGCCGACCTCGGCGCACCCGCCTACGCCCTCAAAGCCCGCGTCCAACTACTCCGCGACCTCGGCACCGCCGTCGCCCCGTTCAACGCGTTCCTCATCGCCCAAGGCATCGAAACCCTGTCCCTGCGCATCGAACGCCACGTCGCCAACGCCCAACAAGTCGCCGGCTTCCTCGAAAACCACCCCACCGTCGCGTCCGTCTCCTACGCCGGACTGCCCTCCTCACCGTGGTACGAACGCGGAAAGACCTTGGCCCCCAAGGGCACCGGCGCCATCGTCACCTTCGAGCTGCCCGGCGGCGTCGACGCCGGCAAGAAGTTCGTCAACGCCCTCACCCTGCACAGTCACGTCGCCAACATCGGCGACGTCCGCTCCCTCGTCATCCACCCCGCGTCGACGACGCACTCGCAGCTCACCCCCGAAGAGCAGCTCGCCGCCGGCGTCACCCCCGGCCTGGTACGTCTCGCTGTCGGTATCGAAGGTATCGACGACATCCTCGCCGACCTCGAAACCGGCCTGGCAGCGGCGGCAACGTCGTGA
- a CDS encoding NADP-dependent isocitrate dehydrogenase encodes MSKIKVEGTVVELDGDEMTRIIWQFIKDKLIHPYLDVNLEYYDLGIEYRDETDDQVTIDAAHAIQKHGVGVKCATITPDEARVEEFGLKKMWRSPNGTIRNILGGTIFRAPIIISNVPRLVPGWTKPIIIGRHAFGDQYRATDFKVPGPGKVMITYTPEDGSAPIEHELVNFPENGGIVQGQYNFNDSIRDFARASLTYGLQQNYPVYLSTKNTILKAYDGAFKDIFQHIYETEFKAEFDAAGLTYEHRLIDDMVASALKWEGGYVWACKNYDGDVQSDTVAQGFGSLGLMTSVLLTPDGRTCEAEAAHGTVTRHYRQHQQGKPTSTNPIASIFAWTRGLEHRGKLDNTPEVIGFAQALEDVVIKSVESGQMTKDLAMLVGGDQGYMTTEEFLGALDVNLQKAMAAR; translated from the coding sequence ATGTCCAAAATTAAGGTTGAGGGCACCGTCGTCGAACTCGACGGCGACGAGATGACACGCATCATCTGGCAGTTCATCAAAGACAAGTTGATCCATCCGTACCTCGATGTGAACCTCGAGTACTACGACCTCGGGATCGAATACCGCGACGAGACGGATGACCAGGTCACCATCGACGCCGCGCACGCGATCCAGAAGCACGGCGTGGGCGTCAAGTGCGCCACCATCACGCCGGACGAGGCTCGTGTCGAAGAATTCGGCCTCAAGAAGATGTGGCGTTCCCCGAACGGAACGATCCGCAACATTCTCGGCGGCACGATCTTCCGCGCACCGATCATCATCTCGAACGTTCCGCGACTCGTCCCGGGCTGGACCAAGCCGATCATCATCGGCCGTCACGCTTTCGGTGACCAGTACCGCGCCACAGACTTCAAGGTCCCCGGCCCCGGCAAGGTGATGATCACCTACACGCCTGAGGACGGAAGCGCACCGATCGAGCACGAACTGGTCAACTTCCCCGAGAACGGCGGCATCGTTCAGGGACAGTACAACTTCAACGATTCCATCCGTGACTTCGCTCGCGCGTCGCTCACCTATGGTCTGCAGCAGAACTACCCGGTGTACCTGTCCACCAAGAACACCATTCTCAAGGCGTACGACGGTGCCTTCAAGGACATCTTCCAGCACATCTACGAGACTGAGTTCAAGGCTGAGTTCGATGCCGCAGGTCTGACCTACGAGCACCGCCTCATCGACGACATGGTCGCTTCCGCACTCAAGTGGGAGGGCGGCTACGTCTGGGCATGCAAGAACTACGACGGCGACGTCCAGTCCGACACTGTGGCCCAGGGCTTCGGCTCGCTCGGCCTCATGACGTCGGTTCTGCTCACACCGGACGGAAGGACCTGTGAGGCAGAGGCTGCTCACGGCACCGTGACGCGTCACTATCGTCAGCACCAGCAGGGCAAGCCCACCTCGACCAACCCCATCGCGTCCATCTTCGCGTGGACCCGTGGACTCGAGCACCGTGGCAAGCTCGACAACACTCCTGAGGTCATCGGGTTCGCCCAGGCCCTCGAGGACGTTGTCATCAAGAGCGTCGAGTCCGGCCAGATGACCAAGGACCTCGCCATGCTCGTCGGCGGAGACCAGGGCTACATGACCACCGAAGAATTCCTCGGTGCGCTCGATGTGAACCTGCAGAAGGCAATGGCTGCACGCTAG
- a CDS encoding MFS transporter: MVALALGGFGIGTTEFVAMGLLPEMAAGLGVSEPTAGHVISAYALGVVVGAPLLAALTARIPRRTLLIALMIAFTVGNAASVFAPSYETLMLARFVAGLPHGAYFGVAALVAAHLAEPGKRAKAVAMVMMGLSVANVVGVPVAAWLGQTVGWRSAFALVAVIGVATVLSLLIWIPQLDAMPASNPITELGALGRPQVWMTLIVGMVGFGGMFAVYTYISTTLTDVSGLGTSFIPLALMLYGLGMVAGNFVGGYLADRALMKGLFISMASLAIVLAIFVLAVRNPYTALVFVFLIGLAGSSMVPGLQTRLMDVAEDAQTLAASLNHAALNIANAFGAWIGGVVIAAGYGYTAPAAVGSLLAVAGLVVLAAAVIMARRAAN, from the coding sequence ATGGTCGCGCTGGCGCTGGGTGGATTCGGCATCGGTACTACCGAATTTGTCGCGATGGGTCTACTGCCCGAGATGGCAGCGGGTCTAGGCGTCTCCGAGCCCACAGCCGGCCACGTGATCTCCGCGTACGCGCTCGGGGTGGTTGTGGGCGCTCCGTTGCTCGCAGCGCTCACTGCGCGCATTCCACGGCGCACACTGCTGATTGCCCTCATGATCGCCTTCACCGTCGGCAACGCGGCTTCCGTGTTTGCGCCGTCGTACGAGACGCTGATGCTGGCTCGATTTGTTGCCGGTTTGCCTCACGGCGCGTACTTCGGTGTGGCGGCGTTGGTCGCGGCGCACCTGGCCGAGCCGGGTAAGCGTGCCAAAGCCGTAGCCATGGTGATGATGGGACTCTCGGTGGCCAACGTCGTCGGCGTTCCGGTTGCAGCGTGGCTCGGCCAAACTGTGGGGTGGCGTAGTGCCTTCGCTCTGGTCGCGGTTATCGGTGTCGCAACTGTGTTGTCGCTGCTCATCTGGATTCCGCAACTCGACGCGATGCCCGCCAGTAATCCGATCACCGAACTCGGGGCGTTGGGCCGTCCGCAGGTGTGGATGACATTGATCGTGGGCATGGTCGGATTCGGCGGAATGTTTGCGGTGTACACGTACATCAGTACGACGCTGACCGACGTCTCCGGGCTGGGAACCTCCTTCATTCCATTGGCACTCATGCTCTACGGCCTGGGCATGGTGGCCGGTAACTTCGTCGGCGGATACCTGGCCGACCGCGCCCTCATGAAGGGCTTGTTCATCTCGATGGCGTCGCTCGCAATCGTGCTGGCGATCTTTGTTCTCGCGGTCCGTAACCCATACACGGCTCTCGTGTTCGTGTTCCTGATCGGGCTGGCCGGTTCGTCGATGGTCCCCGGTCTGCAGACGCGTTTGATGGACGTCGCCGAAGACGCTCAGACTCTCGCAGCTTCGCTCAACCATGCCGCACTCAACATCGCCAACGCCTTCGGAGCCTGGATCGGTGGTGTCGTCATCGCGGCCGGATACGGATACACCGCGCCTGCCGCAGTCGGATCTCTACTCGCCGTCGCCGGACTTGTCGTGCTGGCAGCGGCTGTAATCATGGCGCGTAGAGCAGCAAACTGA
- a CDS encoding exodeoxyribonuclease III codes for MLAVPQKADSHILAPHTITSVNVNGVRAAARKGMLEWLEKTDADFICLQETRASDKQLHETLEPALSNGWFLVSAEPSAKGRNGVAILSRVEADAVRIGFGDDEFQDAGRYIEADFADLTVSSLYLPTGEAETPKQEAKERFMNSFAAHLSATASEAETLGRHVVVSGDWNIAHKEADLKNWKGNKKSSGFLPSEREWMDVLFSEASPWVDVFRTLHPDVEGPYSWWSYRGKAFDNDSGWRIDYQVSTRAFAERAKAGEVERAESYDLRWSDHAPVTISYR; via the coding sequence GTGCTTGCCGTGCCTCAAAAAGCTGACTCCCACATTCTCGCGCCACACACGATCACCTCTGTGAACGTCAACGGCGTTCGCGCCGCTGCCCGCAAGGGAATGCTCGAGTGGCTCGAGAAGACAGACGCGGATTTCATCTGCCTCCAGGAAACTCGGGCGTCGGACAAGCAGTTGCACGAGACTCTCGAACCTGCCTTGTCGAACGGATGGTTCCTCGTCTCGGCTGAGCCGTCGGCGAAGGGACGCAACGGTGTGGCAATCCTCTCCCGCGTCGAAGCTGACGCCGTCCGCATCGGCTTCGGGGATGACGAATTTCAGGACGCCGGTCGCTACATCGAGGCGGACTTCGCTGATCTGACGGTTTCGAGCCTGTACCTGCCGACGGGGGAAGCTGAAACTCCGAAGCAGGAGGCGAAGGAACGATTCATGAACTCGTTCGCAGCTCACCTGTCAGCCACGGCATCAGAAGCCGAGACACTCGGACGGCACGTCGTTGTCAGCGGCGACTGGAACATCGCGCACAAGGAAGCAGACCTGAAGAACTGGAAGGGCAACAAGAAGTCTTCCGGATTCCTGCCCAGCGAGCGTGAGTGGATGGACGTCCTCTTCTCCGAGGCATCGCCCTGGGTCGACGTCTTCCGGACGTTGCATCCCGATGTCGAGGGACCGTACTCGTGGTGGTCGTATCGCGGTAAGGCTTTCGACAACGACTCCGGCTGGCGTATCGACTACCAGGTATCCACTCGCGCATTTGCCGAGCGCGCCAAGGCCGGTGAGGTGGAACGCGCCGAGTCTTACGATCTGCGCTGGTCCGATCACGCTCCCGTCACCATCTCGTACCGGTAG
- a CDS encoding ribonuclease domain-containing protein — protein MPSAKTLKAIVTVVVAVVAIVLGLVLSSRDSDSSASSNATAASQGTGTSKTAVTSSAKPKPGAGPTTTAKQTTAKASSSDAPARVLATLVEIDAGRWPDSANSVGTKGGITFRNSEGRLPAVGAGGGRVVYQEWDVNPKKNGQGRDAERIVTGNDGSAWYTLDHYDNFTRIR, from the coding sequence ATGCCGAGTGCCAAGACACTCAAAGCGATAGTTACCGTTGTCGTCGCGGTGGTGGCGATTGTGCTGGGACTGGTGCTCTCATCCCGAGATTCCGACAGTTCAGCATCATCGAACGCAACTGCCGCGTCGCAAGGGACTGGTACCTCGAAGACTGCGGTCACCTCGAGTGCGAAACCGAAACCCGGTGCGGGACCGACGACAACTGCGAAACAGACGACCGCAAAAGCATCGAGCAGCGATGCACCAGCGCGCGTCCTCGCGACCCTGGTCGAGATCGACGCGGGTCGTTGGCCGGACTCCGCGAACTCGGTAGGAACCAAGGGCGGCATCACCTTCCGCAACAGTGAGGGCCGGTTGCCGGCGGTCGGTGCGGGCGGCGGCCGCGTCGTCTATCAGGAGTGGGACGTGAATCCGAAGAAGAATGGCCAGGGCCGTGATGCCGAGCGCATCGTGACCGGCAACGACGGTTCCGCCTGGTACACATTGGACCATTACGACAACTTCACGAGGATTCGCTGA